The genomic segment ATAAACTTACCTCTTAAAATTCTCTTATTTATGTATTTGAATATTAGAAATGGGGAAAGTAAAATTCCGCATATCAATGCAAAAGACAATATTGTAAATAGAACATTCATTTTAAACAGATTTAGTTATTTATCTTCAACTGGTTTAAAAAAATAAGTCCTTTCCCTTGTCTTATAGTCATAAGGTGTACCACCTAATCTTTCTAAATTAGGTCCCTTTTGATCTGGCTTGAATTTGTCAATACCTAACCAACCTCCTAAAACTTTTTCATCAATAAAATCAGGGTCCCAAAAACCATCCCTCGAAAATAAAGTATAGGTTACAGAACTTGACTTACCATTTCCGCTTACGCTATAATCTACATTTGTTCTTCCTATATGAAAAGTTTCATTAGTTAAATCTACAAAGAAGTCTCCTGTAGGCTGAACTTTTTCACTCGTTATTTTAGTGTGCTTTTCTTGGAACTTGCTTGACGATAGTAATTCCCTCGTAGATTGGTCTCCAACATCCGCAGCTGCACCATTTCCATTAAAGTAATGTGCGATAGCTTCTTTTGTATTATTTACAACTGGTCCACTCGCAGATTTTGTACCTACCCATAAAGTATTTTTTGAAAGAACTTGACCTTCTTTAAGGTTCAAAACACCTTTATCATTTGCAGTAATTCCTGACCTGCTAAGAATAGTCATAGCATTTTTTTGACTTGTTCCTAAGAACTTAGCCATTGTATAAGAATTATCCCATTTCTGAGCTACAAGATTTCCTTTTGTGTCCCACTCCCATTGCCCATCAGGATCTATGTATCTTATTGGATTATTAAAGAAAGCTCTGTACGGTGTCCAACCTGGT from the Bacteroidales bacterium genome contains:
- a CDS encoding RHS repeat-associated core domain-containing protein produces the protein MPYGEILSNKRSTGSNYNTPYKFSAKEKDQETGFNYFGARYYVDYMYVWLSVDPKADQAPGWTPYRAFFNNPIRYIDPDGQWEWDTKGNLVAQKWDNSYTMAKFLGTSQKNAMTILSRSGITANDKGVLNLKEGQVLSKNTLWVGTKSASGPVVNNTKEAIAHYFNGNGAAADVGDQSTRELLSSSKFQEKHTKITSEKVQPTGDFFVDLTNETFHIGRTNVDYSVSGNGKSSSVTYTLFSRDGFWDPDFIDEKVLGGWLGIDKFKPDQKGPNLERLGGTPYDYKTRERTYFFKPVEDK